A single window of Colletotrichum higginsianum IMI 349063 chromosome 8, whole genome shotgun sequence DNA harbors:
- a CDS encoding Prefoldin subunit, whose product MAEIQAKLQKLSEEYTALQQELQNTVQSRQKLEAQKQENLGVKEEFDKLKDGEQIYKLVGPVLLKQDKVEAESTVNGRLDFITKEIERHEDLIKEGQGKLERKKGDIIQLQTSAQAAAGQAKKA is encoded by the exons ATGGCTGAGATCCAGGCGAAGCTGCAAAAGCTGTCGGAAGAGTACACCGCGTTGCAACAAG AACTTCAAAACACCGTCCAGTCGCGGCAAAAACTCGAGGCCCAGAAGCAGGAGAACCTTGGAGTGAAGGAG GAGTTCGACAAGCTCAAGGATGGCGAGCAGATTTACAAGCTCGTTGGCCCCGTGCTGCTGAAGCAGGACAAGGTGGAAGCTGAGAGCACGGTGAACGGCCGCCTGGACTTCATCACCAAGGAGAT TGAGAGACACGAGGACCTCATTAAGGAAGGCCAGGGTAAGCtcgagaggaagaagggggacATCATCCAGCTCCAGACCAGCGCACAGGCTGCGGCGGgccaggccaagaaggcaTGA
- a CDS encoding Vacuolar protein sorting-associated protein 4, with translation MSGITDFLGRAISTVKQAIDADNAAEYEKAFQLYTKSLELFVLAVKWEKNPKSKELIRQKTAEYMDRAEKLKTYLNEAEAKKSGGGGGGGGGNKPGAMGVNGGGKGKASDDGDEDNKKLRNALSGAILQERPNVRWDDVAGLEGAKDTLKEAVVLPIKFPSLFQGKRQAWKGILLYGPPGTGKSYLAKAVATEANSTFFSVSSSDLVSKWMGESERLVKALFSMARENKPSVLFIDEIDALCGPRGEGESEASRRIKTELLVQMDGVGNDSKGILVLGATNIPWQLDAAIRRRFQRRVHIGLPDVNGRARMFKLAVGDTETSLQQDDYRVLAEMSEGFSGSDISNVVQQALMGPVRKIIQATHFKPVMHDGVKKLTPCSPGDPDAKEMTYHDIDSEELMAPTLELKDFKQALRDSHPTVSEDDASKQIEWTNEFGSEGA, from the exons ATGTCGGGAATCACCGACTTCCTCGGCCGTGCCATCAGCACGGTCAAGCAGGCCATCGACGCTGATAACGCCGCCGAATACGAAAAGGCCTTCCAACTGTACACAAAGTCTCTCGAGCTGTTCGTCCTCGCTGTCAAGTGGGAGAAGAACCCCAAGTCCAAGGAACTCATTCGCCAGAAGACTGCCGAGTATATGGACCGCGCCGAGAAGCTAAAGACGTATCTtaacgaggccgaggccaagaagagcggtggaggcggcggcggcggcggcgggaacaAACCCGGCGCCATGggcgtcaacggcggcggcaagggcaaggcgagcgacgacggcgacgaggacaacaAGAAGCTGCGCAACGCCCTCAGCGGCGCCATTCTGCAGGAGCGGCCCAACGTGCGGtgggacgacgtcgccggtCTCGAGGGCGCCAAGGACACGCTGAAGGAGGCCGTCGTGCTGCCCATTAAATTCCCGTCGCTGTTCCAGGGCAAGCGCCAGGCGTGGAAGGGCATTCTGCTCTACGGTCCCCCGGGAACCGGTAAGAGTTATCTGGCCAAGGCGGTCGCTACAGAGGCGAACAGCACGTTCTTCAGCGTCAGCAGTTCTGACCTGGTGAGCAAGTGGATGGGAGAGAGTGAAAG ACTCGTCAAGGCGCTGTTCAGCATGGCGAGAGAAAACAAGCCTTCGGTCCTCTTCATCGACGAAATCGACGCCCTCTGCGGCCCCCGTGGCGAAGGCGAGTCCGAGGCCTCGAGGCGTATCAAGACAGAGCTTCTCGTGCAGATGGATGGTGTTGGAAACGACAGCAAGGGCATCTTGGTACTCGGCGCGACGAACATCCCCTggcagctcgacgccgccatccgcaGACGTTTCCAGCGCCGCGTGCACATCGGTCTACCCGACGTCAACGGCCGCGCGCGCATGTTCAagctcgccgttggcgacaCGGAAACGAGCCTCCAACAGGACGACTACCGCGTCCTTGCCGAGATGTCCGAGGGTTTCTCGGGCAGTGATATCTCCAACGTCGTCCAGCAGGCCTTGATGGGCCCCGTGCGCAAGATCATCCAGGCCACACACTTCAAGCCG GTAATGCACGATGGCGTCAAGAAATTGACTCCATGCTCGCCcggcgacccggacgccAAGGAGATGACCTACCACGACATCGACTCGGAGGAACTTATGGCACCCACCCTCGAGCTCAAGGACTTCAAGCAGGCCCTGCGGGACTCGCATCCCACCGTgtccgaggacgacgcgTCCAAGCAAATAGAGTGGACAAACGAATTTGGCAGCGAGGGTGCATGA
- a CDS encoding Mov34/MPN/PAD-1 family protein, which yields MNGPSSPRPARPMSIKEITDAAEDFEFRTTIPFKYWARSADTLFQEATFALQDRDVRKAYQMLWRHSILVLQHLKTHPDAKLPENKALTKPLFNRQQKEVFALLEGLKPQIDRDYNEWRLMTASKKKADDETAKRPSSYDEFAARDPTLSGNAKILDAADNQELAVSLAQRDFKRRDAARKATRQAGVSEEEEQERRKGGRWEDWEQFGGPATAATVATTDDDEIRGQIEATRRRLDGTDQGRDDASARYSQASYRSSVPPPRAPPSHSYNYPSISRPRAVEWEATPLEPQRAYTPQPPQPPKPPKEDFTTLRQELDAAAPPMRPGKDPLPSYESASAGMLRQDVPELPAKEEVVAPSAKERLTFRPAAYLENGDPIRPVFLPTQLKDKFLSIASENTRKGLEMCGILCGRPVNNALFISCLLIPEQKSTPDTCETENESTMLDYCINEDLLMVGWIHTHPTQTCFMSSRDLHTQAGYQVMMPESIAIVCSPRHQPSFGIFRLTNPPGLNHILQCTRSETFHQHSIDNLYTKAQNPPGHVYHSDKLDFYVKDLRPNQ from the exons ATGAACGGCCCCTCGAGCCCGCGGCCTGCGCGGCCCATGAGCATCAAGGAGATCACCGATGCAGCAGAGGACTTTGAATTCAGGACGACGATTCCCTTCAAGTATTGGGCGCGCTCTGCCGACACCCTATTTCAAGAG GCCACGTTCGCGCTGCAAGACCGCGATGTCCGAAAGGCATATCAGATGCTATGGCGACACTCGATCCTCGTGCTACAACATCTCAAGACACACCCCGACGCCAAACTGCCCGAGAACAAGGCCCTGACGAAGCCGCTCTTCAACCGCCAGCAGAAGGAGGTGTTTGCGCTGTTGGAGGGGCTGAAGCCGCAAATCGACCGTGACTACAATGAGTGGAGGTTGATGACTGCatccaagaagaaggccgacgATGAAACCGCAAAGAGACCCTCGAGCTACGACGAGTTCGCCGCCCGAGACCCGACCCTGTCCGGCAATGCGAAGAtcctggacgccgccgacaaccAGGAACTGGCCGTCTCCCTGGCGCAAAGGGACTTCAAACGCCGGGATGCTGCGAGAAAAGCAACCCGACAAGCAGGTGTCtcggaagaagaggagcaaGAGCGCCGGAAGGGTGGTCGTTGGGAGGATTGGGAGCAATTCGGTGGCCCAGCGACAGCAGCGACAGTGGCGACGAcagatgatgatgagataAGGGGACAGATCGAGGCAacgcggcgccggctcgACGGCACAGATCAAGGACGAGATGACGCGAGCGCCAGATACTCGCAGGCCAGCTACCGGAGTTCGGTACCCCCTCCGAGAGCGCCGCCCAGCCATTCGTACAATTACCCATCCATTTCGAGACCGAGAGCGGTGGAATGGGAGGCGACGCCGTTGGAACCGCAGCGCGCATACACGCCGCAGCCGCCCCAACCGCCGAAGCCACCGAAGGAAGACTTTACGACACTACGACAGGAGCTCGATGCGGCGGCGCCTCCGATGAGACCCGGCAAAGATCCTCTGCCCTCGTATGAGTCAGCGTCAGCCGGCATGCTGCGACAGGATGTTCCCGAACTGCCAgcaaaggaggaggttgtcGCACCTTCAGCCAAGGAGCGCCTGACGTTCCGCCCGGCAGCCTAcctcgagaacggcgacCCGATCCGACCCGTGTTCCTCCCGACGCAGCTCAAGGACAAATTTCTCAGCATCGCTTCGGAGAACACCCGCAAGGGTCTGGAGATGTGCGGCATCCTCTGTGGGCGGCCGGTTAATAATGCGCTGTTCATCAGCTGCCTTCTCATCCCGGAGCAGAAAAGCACGCCCGACACGTGCGAGACGGAGAACGAGTCCACGATGCTCGACTACTGCATCAACGAGGATCTCTTGATGGTGGGATGGATTCACACACACCCGACGCAGACGTGCTTCATGAGTTCGCGCGACCTTCACACACAGGCCGGTTACCAGGTCATGATGCCCGAGAGCATAGCCATCGTTTGTTCTCCACGGCACCAGCCCTC ATTTGGCATCTTCCGCCTCACCAACCCCCCCGGACTCAATCACATCCTGCAGTGCACCAGGTCGGAAACGTTCCACCAGCACTCCATTGACAACCTCTACACGAAGGCACAAAACCCGCCAGGCCACGTTTACCACTCGGACAAGCTCGACTTTTACGTAAAGGACTTGCGTCCTAACCAGTAG